A window from Citrus sinensis cultivar Valencia sweet orange chromosome 5, DVS_A1.0, whole genome shotgun sequence encodes these proteins:
- the LOC102616082 gene encoding isoamylase 3, chloroplastic isoform X2, with protein sequence MGSILLFFLSMRLQSHFACHFPRGDDAFPCLIYREKLDWQDGGMIELPLDPCVNKTGDIWHICIEDLPRSEVLYGYRVDGPRDWHQGHRFDSSIVLIDPYAKLVEGRRHFGDASAKLSKFLGTYDFESLPFDWGDNYKLPNIPEKDLVIYEMNVRAFTGDESSGLDPEIRGSYLGLIQKIPHLLELGINAVELLPVFEFDEMEFQRRRNPRDHMVNTWGYSTINFFSPMSRYAAGGGGPLKASWEFKEMVKALHGAGIEVILDVVYNHTNEADDANPYTTSFRGIDNKVYYMVDGTGQLLNYAGCGNTLNCNHPVVMELILDSLRHWVVEYHVDGFRFDLASVLCRGTDGSPLNAPPLIRAIAKDAILSRCKIIAEPWDCRGLYLVGKFPNWDRWAEWNGKYRDDLRKFIKGDPGMKGILATRMSGSSDLYRVNKRKPYHSINFIIAHDGFTLYDLVSYNYKHNEANGEGGNDGCNDNFSWNCGFEGETDDASIKALRSRQMKNFHLALMVSQGTPMMLMGDEYGHTRYGNNNSYGHDTAINNFQWGQLETKKNSHYRFFSEVIKFRQSRRVFGREDFLNINDVTWHEDNWDNYDSKFLAFTLHDNNGADIYLAFNAHDFFVKVSLPPPPPKRQWFRVVDTNLESPDDIVPEGAAGTGSTYNLFPYSSILLEAK encoded by the exons ATGGGATCAATTTTGCTATTTTTTCTCAGCATGCGACTGCAGTCACACTTTGCCTGTCACTTCCCAAGAGGTGACGATGCATTTCCTTGTCTCATTTATAG AGAAAAGCTTGACTGGCAAGATGGTGGAATGATTGAGCTACCTTTGGATCCTTGTGTAAATAAAACTGGAGACATCTGGCACATATGCATTGAG GATCTGCCGCGGAGCGAAGTTCTTTATGGTTATCGTGTTGATGGTCCTCGAGATTGGCATCAAGGACATCGATTTGACAGTAGCATTGTGCTTATCGATCCTTATGCAAAATTAGTTGAGGGTCGACGGCATTTCGGAGATGCTAGTGCTAAATTGTCTAAATTTCTTGGAACTTATGATTTTGAAAGCTTGCCTTTCGATTGGGGAGATAACTACAAGCTTCCAAATATACCTGAG AAAGATCTTGTTATATATGAAATGAATGTTCGGGCATTTACAGGGGATGAATCTAGTGGGCTGGATCCAGAAATACGTGGAAGCTACCTAGGTTTGATACAGAAG ATCCCACATCTTCTAGAGCTTGGTATCAATGCAGTGGAGTTATTGCCAGTCTTTGAGTTTGATGAGATGGAGTTTCAAAGGCGCCGTAACCCTAGAGATCACATG GTCAATACTTGGGGCTACTCAAcgataaatttcttttctcctaTGAGTCGCTATGCAGCTGGTGGTGGAGGACCTCTTAAAGCTTCCTGGGAGTTCAAGGAAATGGTCAAAGCATTGCATGGTGCTGGCATAGAG GTCATTTTGGATGTTGTCTATAATCATACAAATGAGGCAGATGATGCTAACCCTTATACCACCTCATTCCGTGGCATAGATAATAAG GTTTATTACATGGTGGATGGTACTGGCCAGTTGCTCAACTATGCTGGCTGTG GAAACACATTAAACTGTAATCATCCAGTGGTCATGGAACTCATCCTGGATAGCTTAAGACACTG GGTTGTTGAGTATCACGTGGATGGTTTTCGATTTGACCTTGCCAGTGTACTGTGTCGAGGAACAGATGGTTCTCCTCTTAATGCTCCACCACTGATTAGG GCAATTGCCAAAGATGCTATTCTATCTAGGTGTAAAATAATTGCAGAACCTTGGGACTGCAGAGGGCTTTATCTTGTTggaaaatttccaaattgGGATAG ATGGGCTGAGTGGAATGGGAAGTACCGTGATGACCTAAGAAAGTTTATAAAG GGTGATCCTGGCATGAAGGGGATTTTGGCAACTCGTATGTCTGGATCTTCCGACCTTTACAGA GTTAATAAGCGGAAGCCTTATCatagtattaattttataattgcaCATGATGGGTTCACACTGTACGATCTGGTTTCATACAATTACAag CACAATGAGGCTAATGGAGAAGGAGGGAATGATgggtgcaatgataattttagcTGGAATTGTGGTTTTGAAG GAGAAACAGATGATGCCAGTATTAAAGCATTGCGTTCCCGGCAAATGAAAAACTTCCATCTAGCATTAATGGTATCTCAG GGAACCCCAATGATGCTAATGGGAGATGAATACGGACATACTCGATATGGAAATAACAACAGTTATGGACATGATACGGCTATTAACAATTTCCAGTGGGGGCAG TTGGAAACAAAGAAGAACAGTCACTACAGGTTTTTCTCCGAGGTCATAAAATTCCGACAGTCTCGCAGAGTATTTGGTCGTGAAGATTTTCTTAATAta AATGATGTAACATGGCATGAGGACAACTGGGACAATTATGACAGCAAATTCCTTGCATTTAC GCTTCACGACAACAATGGAGCTGATATCTATTTAGCATTCAATGCTCATGACTTCTTTGTTAAAGTTTCACTACCCCCACCACCTCCGAAGAGGCAATGGTTTCGTGTG GTGGACACCAATCTGGAGTCTCCTGATGACATTGTTCCCGAAGGTGCTGCGGGCACTGGAAGCACTTACAATTTGTTTCCATACTCTTCAATTCTGCTTGaagctaaataa
- the LOC102615781 gene encoding classical arabinogalactan protein 10: protein MAHSGFVVIVLLALIAGSAVAQAPGPAPTRSPATKTSSPAPKAAAPSPSKSHAQSPSPATATPTPVAAPTLSPPSPPVSEAPGNAPVSSSGLPLSPTGAPASTPTGAPASTPGNGVALNRVAVGGYLSGFVATVALFM from the coding sequence ATGGCCCACTCAGGCTTCGTCGTTATCGTGCTCTTGGCTCTCATCGCCGGCTCAGCAGTGGCTCAGGCTCCCGGTCCGGCGCCGACTCGCTCACCAGCCACCAAAACATCTTCTCCGGCTCCCAAGGCTGCAGCTCCTTCTCCTTCCAAATCTCATGCTCAGTCTCCATCTCCCGCGACCGCCACTCCTACTCCCGTCGCCGCGCCGACTCTCTCACCGCCGTCCCCGCCTGTATCCGAGGCTCCCGGTAACGCTCCTGTCTCCTCATCGGGCCTTCCTCTCTCTCCGACTGGTGCCCCTGCTTCCACTCCGACTGGCGCCCCTGCTTCCACTCCAGGGAACGGCGTCGCTTTGAACAGAGTTGCTGTTGGCGGTTACTTGTCAGGATTCGTTGCTACTGTTGCTTTGTTTATGTAG
- the LOC102615477 gene encoding uncharacterized protein LOC102615477 has translation MRGIAWISLLPLIIVTSLIIYDEWVSTPSCKIMPSADPNDYEPGPNSGSGVDLKVMMVANLLLVGSDSGFVDRHFRDYYMAKFFRKSFHTLNPDMLLVLGDVSAKGSELTRSDWLPVLDRFHQMLGTFLGVPFHVLLGDRDVGECSGLDTGSVDWIAGNFPGLDSSGCGAFEISNISFLSLNAVALLCGNNKLRFSVEKVIETESIDLRMEAKGSAEAVHDFSNFAWREKAMSSKSGPVLLLHFPLHRTMESQCGSQISNTREKRGFSEPGPYGLLHAVPLNATEYIFQALKPKIIFSAHAHEFCDYTHSDGTREVTVSAMTWKARDDPGFVIANFHGNGRGVSVSYCSLARESHLLIAYGFVLISLLSIMLVANITQLRRSR, from the exons ATGCGGGGAATTGCATGGATTTCACTGTTGCCTCTCATCATAGTCACGTCTCTGATCATCTACGACGAGTGGGTTTCCACTCCTTCTTGCAAAATCATGCCTTCCGCGGATCCTAATGATTACGAACCGGGTCCAAATTCGGGTTCGGGGGTTGATCTGAAGGTTATGATGGTTGCTAATTTGTTACTGGTCGGGTCGGATTCCGGTTTCGTCGACCGCCATTTTAGAGACTATTACATGGCCAAATTTTTCAGA AAATCTTTTCATACTCTGAACCCTGATATGCTGCTAGTCTTGGGAGATGTTTCCGCAAAAGGGTCAGAGTTGACGAGAAGTGATTGGTTGCCTGTGCTAGATCGATTTCATCAGATGTTGGGAACCTTTCTTGGTGTTCCTTTTCATGTGCTTTTAGGTGATAGGGATGTAGGAGAATGCAGTGGACTTGACACTGGGTCTGTCGATTGGATAGctgggaactttcctggtCTGGATTCATCTGGTTGCGGTGCATTTGAAATTAGCAATATCagctttctctctcttaatGCTGTGGCGTTGCTCTGTGGCAATAATAAACTAAGGTTTAGTGTTGAAAAGGTTATAGAGACAGAGAGTATAGATCTTAGAATGGAAGCCAAAGGCTCAGCTGAAGCAGTTCATGACTTCAGTAATTTTGCTTGGAGAGAAAAAGCTATGTCTTCCAAGTCTGGTCCTGTCTTATTACTTCATTTTCCTTTGCACCGAACAATGGAAAGTCAGTGTGGATCACAGATTTCAAATACACGTGAAAAAAG GGGGTTCTCTGAACCTGGACCCTATGGTTTACTGCACGCCGTCCCCCTCAATGCTACAGAATACATTTTCCAGGCTCTCAAGCCAAA gattattttcagtGCCCACGCCCATGAATTTTGTGACTACACACACTCAGATGGAACTCGCGAAGTAACTGTCTCAGCCATGACCTGGAAGGCAAGGGATGATCCAGGTTTTGTCATTGCAAATTTCCATGGGAACGGAAGGGGAGTTAGTGTCAGCTATTGCTCTCTTGCTAGAGAATCTCATTTGCTAATCGCCTATGGTTTTGTTCTAATTTCGTTACTGTCGATAATGCTCGTGGCAAATATAACTCAATTGAGACGTTCAAGATGA
- the LOC102616082 gene encoding isoamylase 3, chloroplastic isoform X1: protein MKAFEGTMMIHQPLPALSNSTKLLLFAPTLSHKLYRSFSAASPAHEMGLRLSKKVSRGNTPSNFNKTSSSVKHTTPSAYNQPTQERVLEEESPRVSETTLPLKTSQGQAFPIGVSEVENGINFAIFSQHATAVTLCLSLPKREKLDWQDGGMIELPLDPCVNKTGDIWHICIEDLPRSEVLYGYRVDGPRDWHQGHRFDSSIVLIDPYAKLVEGRRHFGDASAKLSKFLGTYDFESLPFDWGDNYKLPNIPEKDLVIYEMNVRAFTGDESSGLDPEIRGSYLGLIQKIPHLLELGINAVELLPVFEFDEMEFQRRRNPRDHMVNTWGYSTINFFSPMSRYAAGGGGPLKASWEFKEMVKALHGAGIEVILDVVYNHTNEADDANPYTTSFRGIDNKVYYMVDGTGQLLNYAGCGNTLNCNHPVVMELILDSLRHWVVEYHVDGFRFDLASVLCRGTDGSPLNAPPLIRAIAKDAILSRCKIIAEPWDCRGLYLVGKFPNWDRWAEWNGKYRDDLRKFIKGDPGMKGILATRMSGSSDLYRVNKRKPYHSINFIIAHDGFTLYDLVSYNYKHNEANGEGGNDGCNDNFSWNCGFEGETDDASIKALRSRQMKNFHLALMVSQGTPMMLMGDEYGHTRYGNNNSYGHDTAINNFQWGQLETKKNSHYRFFSEVIKFRQSRRVFGREDFLNINDVTWHEDNWDNYDSKFLAFTLHDNNGADIYLAFNAHDFFVKVSLPPPPPKRQWFRVVDTNLESPDDIVPEGAAGTGSTYNLFPYSSILLEAK, encoded by the exons ATGAAAGCCTTCGAAGGAACCATGATGATCCATCAGCCACTTCCTGCACTTTCCAACTCTACTAAATTACTTCTGTTTGCTCCCACCTTATCCCACAAGCTCTACCGTTCGTTTTCCGCTGCTTCTCCAGCTCACGAGATGGG ATTGAGATTGAGTAAAAAGGTGTCAAGAGGAAACACTCCGAGCAATTTCAATAAG ACAAGCAGCAGCGTCAAGCATACAACACCAAGTGCTTATAATCAGCCAACTCAAGAGCGTGTGCTCGAG GAAGAATCCCCTCGAGTATCAGAAACCACCCTGCCACTGAAAACTTCCCAAGGTCAGGCATTTCCTATAGGCGTATCAGAAGTTGAAAATGGGATCAATTTTGCTATTTTTTCTCAGCATGCGACTGCAGTCACACTTTGCCTGTCACTTCCCAAGAG AGAAAAGCTTGACTGGCAAGATGGTGGAATGATTGAGCTACCTTTGGATCCTTGTGTAAATAAAACTGGAGACATCTGGCACATATGCATTGAG GATCTGCCGCGGAGCGAAGTTCTTTATGGTTATCGTGTTGATGGTCCTCGAGATTGGCATCAAGGACATCGATTTGACAGTAGCATTGTGCTTATCGATCCTTATGCAAAATTAGTTGAGGGTCGACGGCATTTCGGAGATGCTAGTGCTAAATTGTCTAAATTTCTTGGAACTTATGATTTTGAAAGCTTGCCTTTCGATTGGGGAGATAACTACAAGCTTCCAAATATACCTGAG AAAGATCTTGTTATATATGAAATGAATGTTCGGGCATTTACAGGGGATGAATCTAGTGGGCTGGATCCAGAAATACGTGGAAGCTACCTAGGTTTGATACAGAAG ATCCCACATCTTCTAGAGCTTGGTATCAATGCAGTGGAGTTATTGCCAGTCTTTGAGTTTGATGAGATGGAGTTTCAAAGGCGCCGTAACCCTAGAGATCACATG GTCAATACTTGGGGCTACTCAAcgataaatttcttttctcctaTGAGTCGCTATGCAGCTGGTGGTGGAGGACCTCTTAAAGCTTCCTGGGAGTTCAAGGAAATGGTCAAAGCATTGCATGGTGCTGGCATAGAG GTCATTTTGGATGTTGTCTATAATCATACAAATGAGGCAGATGATGCTAACCCTTATACCACCTCATTCCGTGGCATAGATAATAAG GTTTATTACATGGTGGATGGTACTGGCCAGTTGCTCAACTATGCTGGCTGTG GAAACACATTAAACTGTAATCATCCAGTGGTCATGGAACTCATCCTGGATAGCTTAAGACACTG GGTTGTTGAGTATCACGTGGATGGTTTTCGATTTGACCTTGCCAGTGTACTGTGTCGAGGAACAGATGGTTCTCCTCTTAATGCTCCACCACTGATTAGG GCAATTGCCAAAGATGCTATTCTATCTAGGTGTAAAATAATTGCAGAACCTTGGGACTGCAGAGGGCTTTATCTTGTTggaaaatttccaaattgGGATAG ATGGGCTGAGTGGAATGGGAAGTACCGTGATGACCTAAGAAAGTTTATAAAG GGTGATCCTGGCATGAAGGGGATTTTGGCAACTCGTATGTCTGGATCTTCCGACCTTTACAGA GTTAATAAGCGGAAGCCTTATCatagtattaattttataattgcaCATGATGGGTTCACACTGTACGATCTGGTTTCATACAATTACAag CACAATGAGGCTAATGGAGAAGGAGGGAATGATgggtgcaatgataattttagcTGGAATTGTGGTTTTGAAG GAGAAACAGATGATGCCAGTATTAAAGCATTGCGTTCCCGGCAAATGAAAAACTTCCATCTAGCATTAATGGTATCTCAG GGAACCCCAATGATGCTAATGGGAGATGAATACGGACATACTCGATATGGAAATAACAACAGTTATGGACATGATACGGCTATTAACAATTTCCAGTGGGGGCAG TTGGAAACAAAGAAGAACAGTCACTACAGGTTTTTCTCCGAGGTCATAAAATTCCGACAGTCTCGCAGAGTATTTGGTCGTGAAGATTTTCTTAATAta AATGATGTAACATGGCATGAGGACAACTGGGACAATTATGACAGCAAATTCCTTGCATTTAC GCTTCACGACAACAATGGAGCTGATATCTATTTAGCATTCAATGCTCATGACTTCTTTGTTAAAGTTTCACTACCCCCACCACCTCCGAAGAGGCAATGGTTTCGTGTG GTGGACACCAATCTGGAGTCTCCTGATGACATTGTTCCCGAAGGTGCTGCGGGCACTGGAAGCACTTACAATTTGTTTCCATACTCTTCAATTCTGCTTGaagctaaataa
- the LOC102618126 gene encoding blue copper protein → MAGVFSGLVVCAVLVFCVVVPSFATVYNVGESSGWTMGTDYSTWTSGKTFAVGDSLVFNYGSGHTVDEVSGSDYNSCTVGNAITSDSSGATTITLKTAGTHYFICGVPGHCGSGMKLAVTVGSGSPTASPSGSGSSSTGGSGGSSLPSGRNTTTTKTSPYTPDLSSGANFSPFVALGITCVAFFMLVLS, encoded by the exons ATGGCAGGAGTTTTCTCTGGGTTGGTTGTTTGTGCAGTTTTAGTCTTTTGTGTGGTGGTTCCAAGCTTTGCTACAGTTTACAATGTAGGAGAGTCCTCAGGCTGGACAATGGGTACTGACTATAGCACTTGGACCAGTGGCAAGACATTTGCTGTTGGTGACAGCCTTG TTTTCAACTATGGAAGTGGGCACACTGTTGATGAAGTGAGTGGTAGTGACTACAACTCATGCACCGTGGGAAATGCAATCACATCAGACAGTTCAGGTGCCACCACCATCACTCTAAAGACTGCCGGAACACACTACTTCATTTGTGGTGTCCCTGGTCACTGCGGCAGCGGCATGAAGCTTGCCGTCACTGTGGGATCAGGGTCACCAACCGCTTCTCCATCAGGCTCAGGTTCATCATCTACAGGTGGCTCTGGCGGTTCTTCGCTGCCTTCTGGCCGCAATACGACAACCACCAAAACTTCACCTTATACACCTGATTTATCTTCGGGGGCTAATTTCTCTCCATTTGTTGCTCTAGGAATTACTTGTGTTGCATTCTTCATGTTGGTTCTCTCATAA